The sequence below is a genomic window from Vidua macroura isolate BioBank_ID:100142 chromosome 10, ASM2450914v1, whole genome shotgun sequence.
CAGCCAGGCGATGATTAGAAGGAGCCGAGGTTCCGTCCCAGCGGATTAAGACTGTCCCCGCTGAGTGCCACCGCCGCGGGGTGACCCCGCCGTGAACCGCCCACGCTCCCCCGATGAGCCACCAGACCCCTCGCACCAGCATCCCCCTTCACGCCAGTGTCCCCGCTGCGTGTCACCCCCTGCCCCGTTCCGCTGCCTGCGCCTCAGGCATGCGTGAGGATGCGCTGGCACCGTGTCACGGAGGGGACATGCCATGCAGAGGTCACACCTGTGTGTGTCTGGGGACCACAAGCATCTTGTGACAGGCCTCCCGGTGCTGGGGCAACTTGGCTCTGGGTGCCATCCCGGACCACGACCTGGAAATGTCTggctcctggggacagcagggactaTGTCCCCATGAAGCCGCCTCGCTGCAGGCATAGAGGCCATATTCCGTAGATGTCCCCGCTCACGACCTCGTGGTCCCTAGGGAGATGGTGGCATGTGACTCACACACAGCGCCGTGCCACCCGCTCTCTCCAGTCCCCATCACACCGGGACACCTGCCGGCTCCACCAGCCTTCTTTGTGCCACATCCGGGCGGGCACATCCTGCCCAAACGAGGCGCAGGGTCCCCACTGCCAAGCCTCCCCAGAGGCAGGGAAGAGTTTGTTCGGGCAGGCTGGCGGTGGCGTTCGGGGAACGCAGAGGACAGGGCTGAACTCTTGAACCCGCACCGGCAGCTCCCGACCAGATGCCAAGCATGGAGCACCCCGTGGCGCCCAACGTGTGAGCAGCCCCCGGCCGTGCCAGAcccccctgctcccctcacGGTTCATCGGCAGGACACGGGGGACGGTGTCACACGTCCCTTCCCGCCGTGGCTGGCGGGCGAGGAGGAAGAAGCCGGTGGGGGCGGCAGCCCCGAGACCCATCGCTGGCTGAGTCCGCGCAGCTCATCACGATGTCATCGGGGAGCGCGGGTGAAGCCCCTCTGTCCCATGCGGCGAGGGTGGACGCGGGCTGCAACGGCCCCGAGGGACAACCCCGGACCCTTCCCGGGACACCGGGACCCCTCCCGGGACATCCCTGACCCCTCCCGGGACACCGGGACCCCTCCCGGGACATCCCTGACCCCTCCCGGGACACCGGGACCCCTCCCGGGACTCCCCGAGCCCGCCGCGCGGGGGCGCTGCCGTGCCCGCTCCgtgccgggggcggggccgcggcgcgCGGGTCCATCCGCGGCCTAgcagcgccccctgccggccgCGCGCGGGAGGCGCGGGCACGGGGACCGCGCGCGCTCCCGCCGGTCCTGGCGGGGAACGGGCCCCGCCCACCGTGAAGCCGCttccgcccggccccggcggtgAGTTTGCGTCATCAGCGTGcgccgggcgggagcggcgccgggagcgggagcggaGCCGCTGCCATGGCCGGGATTCTCTTCGAGGACATCTTCGACGTGAAAGACATCGACCCAGAGGGCAAGAAGTTCGACCGCGGTGAGTTGGGCCCCGGCCCGCTTCTCCCGGTCCCCCGTCCGCCCCTCCCGCCGGCGCTGGCCCCTCCGCGTGTTGGCAGCCCCCGGAGCGCCCCGCTTCCCCAGGGCTTCCCCAGCCCGGCTGCTGTGCCGCCCACAGGCCCTGTGTCTTGCATTCCTCGCCCCTCCGTgttcctctcctgcctgtgcaCGCCTCCGCCAGCTGCCGGGCTCTGgcatccatcccagccccatccgAAAACGGCTCCGGTGCCAGCCTGGGGTGGGAAGATGACCCTGTTCCCACCCAGCCCTCGGGGCTCTTCTGTGTCCTTGTCCCTGactctgctgctgtccccagtgtcgCGCCTGCACTGCGAGAGCGAGTCCTTCAAGATGGATCTCATCCTGGACGTGAACATCCAGATCTATCCCGTGGATCTCGGTGAGCCATCGGGCTGCGGGCACGGGGCGGGGCAGCCGGTGTCAGCTTGGGTGGGCGAGCTTAGAGGGGATGGAGTCAGGAATTGCTGTGATCAACGAATAAGCAGCCTCAGGGTTCCTTGTGCCCCTGTGTTGTCCCCAAGTGACAGGAGGTTCAAGGCACTCGGTGTACTGAGGCTGAGCTGGGTTTCTGGTTCACCTCCCTGTGTGTATTTGGGCTCACCTCTGTCCCTTTCCACACAGAAGCTGTTTGGGGAAGCTGCTTCAGCAGGTGGTAACCAGGTTTAAGGGAGAGCTCCTGAAATTAACTTCTGCAGCTAAATATACTAAAtgtgtggaaaagaaaatattacccTTGATGAGGGGCACAGAAGGGCTGAAGCTgatgctgcagggagctcaTGTACCTGCCCAAGGGTCCAGCCAAGCTCTCTGGGGGGATATAAGTGAATATCTTCTTGTGTCCCCTGAAAACACCAGCAGTGGTGTCCTTGTAGCTCTGGTTTCCTCTGTGATGTGGGGAACAAGGAGACACAGGATCCAGTGTGACCTTTCACACGTTCCCCACAGTCCTGTTGGCGGACTGGCGGCAGGGACAGAGCTTGTTTGGCACCCGCTGCCAGCGTGGCCCTTTGCCACCGCCCTGAGCtctggctgtgtgtgctgctgctctggttgTGCTCTAACcttctcactgctgctctggcctccTCACAGGGGACAAATTCCGCCTGGTCATCGCCAGCACCTTGTATGAGGACGGCACCCTGGACGATGGCGAGTACAACCCCACGGATGACCGGCCGTCCAGGTACAGGGCCCAGCTGGGACGAGGGACTAAGTGAAGTGCTGAGGTTGAATGTTTCAGGTTGGACACTtaagaggaatttcttcacGGAGGGAGTGATTAAACattggaatggctgcccaggaGGATGGTGGAGTCCCTATCCCCTAgaattgtttaaagaaaggctGGGGGTGGCGCTcgtgccatggtctagttgacagggtggtgttcagtcacaggctggacttgatgatccaagaggtcttttccagtctaATTGACTCTGTAACTGGGAGGTACCTTCTCCCAGAGGACACTGAGCTGGGGGAACGGCCAGGTTTGATTCCTTGCTGACCTCAGGCTGTGCTGTTGCAGGGCAGACCAGTTTGAGTACGTGATGTATGGCAAGGTGTACCGGATCGAGGGGGACGAGACCTCCACGGAGGCGGCCACGCGCCTGTGAGTGCCTGTGGAGAGTGGGGGGACACAGTGCCCCGGGGTGGGGTGGGGATCGCTGGGATCTCGGCTCGGGTCTCCCATGGGATTCCCTGCTCTCACTActcctctcctcccacctcAGCTCTGCCTATGTGTCCTACGGGGGGCTGCTCATGCGGCTGCAGGGAGACGCAAACAACCTGCACGGGTTTGAGGTGGACTCTCGCGTTTACCTGCTGATGAAGAAGTTGGCCTTCTAGCACACCTCCATGGGCTGCCCCACAGACATCCAGCTGGAGCCCTGGGAGCCCACGTTCTGCTCCAGCATCCATGCTGCCCAGCCTCCTCAGAGctgaggaggcaggagcagtccCCCTCCTCATCCCAGTGTCTTCTGACTCCTGCTGGGATCCACATCTCTGTTTGCAAGGAGAGAGGTGCCTGACATCTGAGTGGACACCATGCTGGGTGCTCCGGTCTTGCCTGATGGCATCTCCTCACCTTTGCCTGTGCTCAACAGCCCTGGCTCTGGCCAGGAGCAACTGGACTAGGacagctgcctgcctgcctctgaGGACCATTCCCTCGGGAGCCATCCTGAGGCAGGCTGCCTTGGTTTTGATTAAACTGGGATGTTTTGTACACCTGGCTCTGCTTGCTGAGAGATGAGGCTGGCAGGGAGTGGATACACCTGCGCAGGGGCAAAGGGGGAACCCTGACACTTCCCAAAggatggggcagcagcaggtgggTACAGAGAGGAGGAGTGGCAGGTGGGGCTGTGCCGGGGgatcctgcagcactggcagctgccaTGGGTGGGAGCGGGCACTGGGCAGAACTGGGAGCGTGTCCCAGAGGAGCTGGCTTCTGCCCCAGGCCCAGGCACAAGGACACACACAACTCTTTAGAAAAATAGCTCTTTAATCAAAAAGCATTCACAGTAGAGGTGCCTGCCCGGATGGGAGCAGGGCCTGTGCCTGCTGGCACGTGTGTCACTGTTTGCCTCCACTTGCTGCATGGTTGTGAAGACTTGAGGAACAGGTGCCAACCCTTTCCCTGTGGGCATCTTCCTGGGCAGCCAGAGCACAGCTTAGTGTCCTGCAGGATTGCTCCAGCATCGCTTTGTGGTCGAACCCTGTCTGCAGCCTCACCGGGCCCCGCATGGAGGGTCTctgctgtccccctgtcctTGCTTGCACAAGACCTTGGCCAGGTCAGAGAAGAAGAAGCGCAGCTTGCCCTGTACCAGCTGCCGGTAGGTGAGGAAAATGCTGGAGATGTGGGTCTGCTCCACGGAGTGTGGGGAGCAGCTCGGCTCCCAGTGTCCTGCCTGAGAGTGGGACAGAGGGGTGACAAACACTGTTGCACCCAACCCCGCCCAGCTGGCACCTGTGCCGGGGTGGTCTGGCTCATGTGGGGAGGTCTCACCTCCCAGCTGAAggtctgcaggagcaggaagaagGAGTTGGCGTGTCGGTGAAGCTGGCTCAGCTGCCTGGCCCCGCACACGTCGCTCACCTGGCCCTGggcccctgctgcagcacccACCAGCAGGGCCAGGTCACACAGGATCTCCCGCCGCTTGGTCTCGTTCTGGGGGAGCAGACAATGACCCCCAGGGCCTCGTTGCTTTCTGTGCTCACCTTAGGTCTGGTGAAGTCCTCTaccctccctgtgccaccagATATGCCTACAGGCATCTTGTTCAGCATTTCTGGTGCTTGTGCCAACCCAAGGTTCCTTCTCCAGTCCTGTTAGCAcaccagtgccagcaccctcctcccagcccctctcaccGATTTGGATTTCCACTGCAGGAAAGTGAAGTCCACCaagggcagcactgcagggcacCTGAGTGCAGGCAGGGCCTGGCACTGGCCCTAGTGAGAAGAGATGTCAAGGTGAGGTGCCAGGAACTGTGCATGTCCCTGGTCTTGGGTTTTGTGGGGGACTCTATCCTCACCACTCTCTTTTCCATGTCCTTGGCCTCCACGATGTACTTCTGGATAAGCCTGTTGTCACAGACCAGCCGTGTCGGGCTGGCACGGTCCTCTTTCACGTGCAGGAGGAAGGATGTGAGGAGGAGCAGTCCTGGAAGAGATGGGGTTGCCTTGTGCATTGTGCCAgtctccctgggcagtgccagcccagaaTCACGTGCAGTGGCAAGTCCTCTCCCCAGCCCTTTGGTGGTCTTGATGGCCCCGTggagggggtgcagggggaggcGTGAGTGGCTGAGGAGGGCCCGGTGCTGCTCTCCAGTCAGCCAGCGAGGGGTGCCGGTGCTCACGGGGGAGAGCCGGGGTTTCCGTGCAGTGCTGTGTGCCAAGGGGCCGCACAACCATGTCTGCCAGGTTTTTCGGCCACGCTCCAGGCAAGGAAGCAGGGCTGTACTCCCTGTGCAGACCAGGGCCAGCCCTCTGGATCCCTGCCAAGAGCAGTTCCAGGTGTCATGTGCACTTCGGGGAATCCCagcctgcagtgtcccacaggGAACATCTGCTCCTGGCCGAGTGCTCccctgccagcagtgccttCCCCAGTGCCGCTGCGCACCGCTGTGCCCAGCAACTGCCCATCCTGCCAGCTTCTCCATACCCTCTTTGcatcctcctgcctgcctcactgcctgccctggcacTACACCAAAAATCCTCAGTGCAGCCTGTTTACCTAGGATGGGCATGCAGAGATGCTTGGTTGCCCTCACATACTGGTAGTGGCCAGGTCCAACTAG
It includes:
- the POLR2H gene encoding DNA-directed RNA polymerases I, II, and III subunit RPABC3 codes for the protein MAGILFEDIFDVKDIDPEGKKFDRVSRLHCESESFKMDLILDVNIQIYPVDLGDKFRLVIASTLYEDGTLDDGEYNPTDDRPSRADQFEYVMYGKVYRIEGDETSTEAATRLSAYVSYGGLLMRLQGDANNLHGFEVDSRVYLLMKKLAF
- the THPO gene encoding thrombopoietin, which translates into the protein MQGRSPQPSMELNRLLLLTSFLLHVKEDRASPTRLVCDNRLIQKYIVEAKDMEKRVGQCQALPALRCPAVLPLVDFTFLQWKSKSNETKRREILCDLALLVGAAAGAQGQVSDVCGARQLSQLHRHANSFFLLLQTFSWEAGHWEPSCSPHSVEQTHISSIFLTYRQLVQGKLRFFFSDLAKVLCKQGQGDSRDPPCGAR